A part of Roseofilum casamattae BLCC-M143 genomic DNA contains:
- a CDS encoding ATP-binding protein: MDDSKSRVPELISDLLDRWASLLLYQNILEHPVIQKFSRLLTSLTGKRQGCLGAYNAWFRELAIAGKSWEDILLLQILHDDNPFSRRVQSMDWDRLPPPLIAAARQDLRSLQALSEGDRHLHLWVQEAAELTEPPIAWQISSTVISPFATDKPWADCLPELARYYQENGVGIFAQYRGFRWESLQLRGVSYPDSIQLEELVGYDRQKQALLQNTEALLAGHRALNILLYGSRGSGKSSLVKGLSDRYANLRLIEVSKSELKHLPKIVEEVRNVPQKFIIFVDDLSFEEDDDAFKSLKVVLEGNITAKPDNTVVYATSNRRHLIREFFSDRPRPKDAEEIHNWDTVQEKLSFSDRFGLTLTFEPANQNTYLEIVRHLAARENLEIAPEDLEYQALQWATRHNGRSGRTARQFIDWLVSSRLG; this comes from the coding sequence ATGGACGATTCTAAATCTAGGGTTCCCGAACTGATTAGCGATCTGCTCGATCGTTGGGCATCATTGCTTTTATACCAAAATATCTTAGAACATCCCGTCATTCAAAAGTTCTCGCGACTGCTAACCTCTCTTACCGGGAAACGTCAGGGATGCCTCGGAGCATATAACGCCTGGTTTCGAGAGTTGGCGATCGCGGGAAAAAGCTGGGAAGATATTCTTTTGCTCCAAATTCTGCACGATGACAATCCATTTAGCCGTCGGGTACAATCAATGGATTGGGATCGCCTGCCACCACCTCTGATTGCTGCGGCGCGCCAGGATCTGCGATCGCTACAAGCATTATCCGAAGGCGATCGCCATCTCCATTTGTGGGTACAAGAGGCCGCAGAATTAACCGAACCTCCCATTGCTTGGCAGATTTCTTCCACGGTAATTTCTCCATTTGCGACGGACAAACCTTGGGCAGATTGCCTGCCGGAACTCGCCCGTTATTATCAAGAGAATGGAGTTGGTATTTTTGCCCAATATCGAGGGTTTCGTTGGGAATCATTGCAGTTGCGCGGGGTTTCTTATCCCGACAGTATTCAACTGGAAGAATTAGTCGGATACGATCGACAAAAGCAAGCCTTATTGCAAAATACAGAAGCTTTGTTAGCCGGACATCGGGCGCTCAATATTTTGCTGTATGGCAGTCGCGGCAGTGGTAAATCTTCTTTGGTGAAAGGATTGAGCGATCGCTATGCTAATTTGCGCTTAATTGAAGTCTCGAAATCCGAACTTAAACACTTACCCAAAATTGTCGAAGAAGTTCGCAATGTTCCGCAAAAGTTTATTATTTTTGTAGACGATCTCTCTTTTGAAGAGGATGATGATGCCTTTAAATCTTTAAAGGTTGTCTTAGAAGGAAATATTACGGCAAAACCGGATAATACAGTGGTGTATGCCACCTCCAATCGCCGTCACTTAATTCGGGAATTTTTTAGCGATCGCCCTCGCCCCAAAGATGCGGAAGAAATACATAATTGGGATACAGTACAAGAAAAACTCTCCTTTAGCGATCGCTTTGGTTTAACCCTCACGTTTGAGCCTGCTAATCAAAATACCTATCTGGAAATTGTCCGACATTTAGCCGCTCGGGAGAACTTGGAGATTGCGCCGGAAGATTTGGAATACCAAGCTCTACAATGGGCAACCCGTCACAATGGACGTTCGGGACGGACGGCTCGTCAGTTTATCGATTGGCTGGTTTCATCTCGGTTGGGATAA
- the mrdA gene encoding penicillin-binding protein 2: protein MASISSWFGDMTPAKMARQRLPKTLVLTAIFTAGIAAYGYQLVKLQLIDGQDYHQRAEENRIRPIPVPSDRGNILDRNGKILAANRLSRSVFAWPIAYSPQQWQIEADKLSRVLHVPASEIIEKLETAGYESGVPVRIYRNLNPQTFTTLSELAINGIEIRSESNRLYPHQTLASHVLGYVGEATQEELQANPDYAMGTIIGRMGVEKLANSLLHGQWGGRLVEVNAKGEELRELGLNSPRSGDSVSLTLDLDLQKAAEKALGNRRGGVVALDVKTGGVLAMASGPSFNPQIFTGRVTSAQWEALQGGDRPFLNRALQGYPPGSTFKIVTAAAAMESGKFQPTSTVFTSDYITIGGIRFHEHSGGYGVIGFRDALAYSSNTFFYKIGMESGAHAIAEWAKRMGIGPSTDLDLLGLHGGNNGLVPTPAEKEELYNEPWYAGDTVSMSIGQGLVLASPLELSVMVATIANGGMRVKPHLLASQTHTPATKPEATGLAPETIAAIQEGLVAVVQKGTGRGLNDGSLPLTAGKTGTSEVLGQTSHGVYVGYGPVSDPQVAIAVVVENGGYGGVAALPVAKAIFQAYFQQ from the coding sequence ATGGCTTCTATCTCTTCCTGGTTCGGGGACATGACACCAGCCAAAATGGCCCGCCAGCGTTTACCCAAAACTCTTGTCTTAACCGCAATATTTACCGCTGGCATCGCCGCCTATGGCTATCAGCTCGTGAAGCTACAACTGATTGACGGTCAAGACTATCACCAGAGAGCCGAAGAAAATCGCATTCGTCCCATTCCCGTTCCCTCCGATCGCGGCAACATCTTAGATCGCAACGGTAAAATCTTAGCAGCCAATCGTCTCTCCCGTTCCGTATTCGCCTGGCCGATCGCATACTCCCCACAACAATGGCAGATTGAAGCCGACAAACTCTCCCGAGTCTTGCACGTTCCCGCCAGCGAAATTATCGAGAAATTGGAAACCGCCGGTTACGAATCCGGAGTACCCGTTCGTATTTACCGCAACCTGAACCCACAAACCTTTACCACTCTCTCCGAACTTGCCATTAACGGCATCGAAATCCGCTCTGAATCCAATCGCCTCTATCCCCATCAAACCCTTGCCAGTCACGTTCTCGGCTATGTCGGCGAAGCCACCCAAGAAGAACTACAAGCTAATCCAGACTATGCTATGGGCACGATTATTGGCAGAATGGGAGTCGAAAAACTTGCCAATTCCTTACTGCACGGACAGTGGGGCGGACGACTCGTCGAAGTGAACGCCAAAGGAGAAGAACTGCGAGAGTTGGGTTTAAATTCCCCTCGTTCCGGAGATTCAGTCAGTCTTACTCTGGATCTGGACTTACAAAAAGCCGCAGAGAAAGCTTTAGGCAACCGTCGCGGTGGTGTGGTGGCCTTAGATGTGAAAACCGGAGGAGTTCTCGCCATGGCGAGCGGCCCCTCTTTTAATCCACAAATTTTTACCGGTCGAGTCACGAGCGCGCAATGGGAAGCTCTGCAAGGTGGCGATCGCCCATTTCTCAATCGCGCCCTGCAAGGCTATCCTCCGGGAAGCACGTTTAAAATTGTCACCGCCGCTGCAGCCATGGAGTCGGGTAAATTTCAACCCACTTCAACGGTGTTTACCTCCGACTATATTACGATTGGCGGCATTCGCTTTCACGAGCATAGTGGCGGTTATGGAGTCATTGGCTTTCGCGATGCCCTCGCCTACAGCAGCAATACCTTCTTCTACAAAATCGGCATGGAATCAGGAGCACATGCGATCGCCGAATGGGCCAAACGCATGGGCATCGGCCCCAGCACTGACCTAGATCTATTAGGACTGCACGGGGGAAACAACGGCTTAGTTCCCACCCCCGCAGAAAAAGAGGAGTTATATAACGAACCTTGGTACGCCGGAGATACAGTCAGCATGTCTATCGGACAAGGATTAGTCTTAGCCTCGCCCTTAGAGCTATCTGTCATGGTAGCAACCATCGCCAATGGTGGAATGCGCGTCAAACCCCACTTGCTCGCCTCCCAAACCCACACCCCAGCAACGAAACCGGAAGCCACCGGCCTCGCTCCAGAAACCATCGCCGCTATTCAAGAAGGGTTAGTTGCTGTGGTACAAAAAGGCACGGGACGCGGCTTAAATGATGGCAGCCTTCCCTTAACTGCCGGCAAAACCGGAACCTCGGAGGTCTTAGGACAAACCTCCCATGGCGTCTATGTCGGATACGGGCCGGTGAGCGATCCGCAAGTGGCGATCGCCGTTGTTGTCGAAAATGGCGGTTACGGTGGCGTGGCAGCTCTCCCCGTCGCCAAGGCCATTTTCCAAGCCTATTTTCAGCAATAA
- a CDS encoding rhomboid family intramembrane serine protease, which yields MSSQEGKAIVKEIKTQLTILGGLAATFWAVEIIDVLIYRGHLDRYGIYPRYIPGLRGIVWSPFLHGDFTHLIANTAPFLILGWLVMLQETADFFWVSAIAMLVGGMGVWLFGSPAFHIGASGVIFGYLGFLLSRGFFERNFPSIALSLGVGFVYGGLIWGVLPGQPGVSWEGHLFGFIGGVIAARFLARRKRKLR from the coding sequence ATGAGCAGTCAAGAAGGAAAGGCGATCGTGAAAGAAATAAAAACCCAGTTGACAATCTTAGGCGGCCTGGCAGCCACCTTTTGGGCCGTCGAAATTATCGATGTCTTAATTTATCGAGGACACCTCGATCGCTACGGCATTTATCCACGGTATATTCCGGGTTTAAGAGGTATTGTTTGGTCTCCCTTTCTTCATGGTGACTTTACCCACCTCATTGCCAATACAGCACCCTTCCTGATTCTCGGATGGCTAGTCATGTTGCAAGAGACCGCCGATTTCTTTTGGGTAAGCGCGATCGCCATGCTCGTTGGTGGAATGGGGGTTTGGCTCTTTGGGTCTCCTGCCTTCCATATCGGCGCGAGCGGCGTAATTTTCGGCTATCTCGGCTTTTTGTTATCCCGAGGCTTCTTTGAACGAAATTTCCCGTCAATCGCTCTTTCCTTGGGTGTTGGATTCGTCTACGGCGGTTTAATTTGGGGAGTGCTTCCCGGACAACCCGGAGTATCTTGGGAAGGACACCTATTCGGGTTTATTGGTGGAGTTATCGCCGCGCGATTTTTAGCCCGACGCAAACGGAAATTGCGTTAA
- a CDS encoding response regulator transcription factor, with translation MVFTLPVEPTLASAPLSLGRVLVVEDEELIRETVALSLRDEGFEVIAAEDGRGIIEMFHDREEKGDSQLDRIDAIVLDLMLPSINGLDLCRWLRQKGYTVPILILSAKGSETDRVVGLEVGADDYLTKPFGVRELVARVRALLRRNRYPLPQASRSVLRFREIALFPQECRVIVRNSEVNLSPKEFRLLELFMSHPRRVWSREQLIERVWEPDFMGDTKTVDVHIRWLREKLELDPSHPEYLLTVRGFGYRFS, from the coding sequence ATGGTATTCACCCTACCTGTCGAACCAACCCTCGCCAGTGCTCCACTCAGTTTAGGGCGAGTGTTGGTCGTAGAAGATGAAGAACTCATTCGCGAAACCGTAGCCTTATCCTTACGGGATGAAGGATTTGAAGTAATCGCTGCAGAAGATGGTCGCGGCATTATCGAAATGTTTCACGATCGAGAAGAGAAAGGAGATAGCCAGCTCGACCGAATTGACGCGATCGTGCTCGACCTCATGTTACCCTCAATCAACGGTCTCGATCTGTGCCGTTGGTTGCGCCAAAAAGGCTACACCGTTCCCATCCTGATTCTAAGCGCCAAAGGCTCGGAAACCGATCGCGTCGTTGGTTTAGAAGTCGGAGCCGACGACTACCTCACCAAACCCTTTGGCGTTCGCGAACTGGTAGCTCGAGTGCGGGCTCTCCTGCGCCGAAATCGATATCCCCTGCCTCAAGCCTCGCGATCGGTCCTCCGGTTCCGCGAGATTGCCTTATTCCCCCAAGAATGCCGAGTCATCGTCCGCAACAGTGAAGTAAACCTCTCTCCCAAGGAATTTCGCCTGCTCGAACTCTTTATGAGCCATCCTCGGCGCGTTTGGTCTCGAGAACAACTGATCGAACGAGTCTGGGAACCCGATTTCATGGGCGATACCAAAACCGTTGACGTTCACATTCGTTGGTTGCGCGAAAAACTCGAACTCGACCCAAGCCACCCAGAATATTTACTCACGGTTCGCGGATTTGGCTATCGGTTTAGCTAG
- a CDS encoding PAS domain-containing sensor histidine kinase, with amino-acid sequence MYLLVFILGLGVGIILFVGYQVRLELQVKQILPELNTYSGLPRSFSTRLLRAIACERERQETLQQTIDYWQAILACAPFGHLQVDDQNQLIWCNRQAYQLFGIIPPELNTPRLLLEVVRSYELDELLEKTRTTQQPCEKQWSFQPISATLDPSRRSLQPKIALKAYSFPLPQGRVGVFLEDHQELIALSHQRDRAFSDVAHELKTPLTSIRLVAETLQSRLDPPLRNWIDRLLCEVIRLSDIVQVLLDLSQIERGSAYSLNWTSIDLPDMIHSCWRTIEPVARQKHLKLNYSGPKHLVIQGDDRRLFRVLINLLDNSIKYSPMESEIWVKLSLEKSQPPHTESQPLVHLQVIDSGVGFPEDDIPYVFERFYRGEPSRARRSGKNQIRDLWSSVPDLDASSPLAHSSGLGLAIVRQIVEAHQGWVSASNHPETGGAWVQIGLPQNPSAQLTET; translated from the coding sequence GTGTACCTACTAGTATTCATTTTGGGATTAGGGGTTGGCATTATCCTATTTGTAGGATATCAAGTTCGCCTGGAATTGCAAGTGAAGCAAATTCTACCAGAACTAAACACCTATTCCGGGCTGCCTCGCTCCTTTTCCACTCGCCTCTTGCGCGCGATCGCCTGCGAGCGCGAACGACAAGAGACCCTGCAACAGACGATTGACTATTGGCAAGCGATCCTAGCTTGCGCTCCCTTCGGCCACTTGCAAGTGGACGACCAAAACCAACTCATTTGGTGCAACCGACAAGCCTATCAACTCTTCGGCATCATTCCTCCCGAACTGAATACCCCGCGCTTGCTTCTCGAAGTCGTACGCTCCTACGAACTCGACGAGCTGCTCGAGAAAACTCGCACCACCCAACAACCCTGCGAAAAACAATGGAGCTTCCAACCCATTTCCGCCACCCTCGATCCCTCTCGGCGATCGCTGCAGCCAAAAATTGCCCTCAAAGCCTACAGTTTTCCTCTTCCTCAAGGACGGGTTGGCGTCTTTCTCGAAGACCATCAAGAACTGATCGCCCTTTCCCATCAACGCGATCGCGCCTTCTCCGATGTCGCCCACGAACTGAAAACCCCCCTCACCTCCATTCGTCTGGTTGCCGAAACCCTACAATCTCGCCTCGATCCCCCGTTGCGCAACTGGATCGACCGACTCCTCTGTGAAGTTATTCGTCTCAGCGACATCGTCCAAGTGCTCCTCGATCTCAGCCAGATCGAACGAGGCTCGGCCTACAGCCTCAACTGGACTTCAATCGACCTACCCGATATGATTCACTCCTGTTGGCGAACCATCGAGCCGGTTGCTCGGCAAAAACACTTGAAACTGAACTACAGCGGGCCCAAACATCTCGTCATTCAAGGAGATGACCGACGATTATTTCGAGTTTTGATCAACTTACTCGATAACAGCATAAAATATAGTCCCATGGAGAGCGAAATTTGGGTTAAACTCTCTCTGGAAAAAAGTCAACCTCCCCACACCGAATCCCAACCCCTGGTGCATCTTCAAGTCATTGATTCCGGTGTGGGCTTCCCAGAAGACGATATTCCCTATGTATTTGAGCGATTTTATCGGGGCGAGCCTTCCCGGGCCAGGCGATCGGGCAAAAACCAAATCCGCGATCTCTGGTCTTCAGTTCCCGACCTTGACGCCTCTTCTCCTTTGGCTCATAGCAGCGGTCTCGGACTAGCCATTGTTCGACAAATTGTTGAAGCTCACCAAGGGTGGGTCAGTGCGAGCAACCATCCTGAAACTGGAGGTGCGTGGGTACAAATCGGTTTGCCGCAAAATCCTTCAGCACAATTAACCGAAACTTGA